CAGATCGTATTGGCTATCGATTATCAACGATAATTTTTTCTGTATTATATTTATCATTATGATAGAGTGACGCTATCTATTTCTAGGAACTAGGTCTGTAATCTTAATAACATATACCAATTTTAAAATTACTATACGAGCAGTGTGTTTAGAAAATAGCTGCGGATATAATTTGAaacaaacatgttttaaaattgCAACAAGCCGAAGGcagaatttcttttttcctttaatGATTTGAAATGGTTGTAATTTTAAGTTGCACCAATTTGTTTTCGCAGTAAATgcacagagatccgcagtctactataaTTACGTTCACATTGTTATCGTCTGCAGTGAAGAAAAGTAACATTATTGCCATTCGCGCGTTATCGAGCAGTGACTAATTGCCATTTGTCCGCATGCAAAATCCTTTGTAGCACCAATAAAGTTTTTCAGTCACGTTTTATCTGAGACAGAAGGCAAACAGGTCTTAGAACAATGGGTGCTGAAGACGATTGTGGAATCATTatgtaaattaaaatgtttataGCATTCGTTACGGTaacagaaattaattaaataacagTTCGAGCTGGTAAGAATTTTTccgaaaatgttaaaaattgtaaacaaatGATTTGACGAATTTCATAGTTCGAAGAgccatctgctaaaatgtttaaaaaagtgTTCGATGTGACACGAGATGGATTGCCATATGCAGGGCGCGTTAATGGACAGATCTGAATAGAGAGGTCATTTCGTTAGAGTGGAATTAGCGTACCGCGGACCTGGTGGCCCCTTGAACTCACTATATTTATCTGTGCAGCGTTTCCATGCTCCCGTGGCCTTGCAGAAAGCCACGTGGTTCAGTGACTCGTGCTATCCTGGTCGTGTATCGCGTTTCTTATTTATGGCTCTTTATTCGCCTGTTCCACTACCGTCGCCGATTGTTAGCCGCTACAATAGGTTCATTCGATCCCGAGGAATGCATTCCCTTTCACCCCCCACCCACGCAAAAAAAATTTCGCACACGTATTTACTGCTATCTGACGTATACCCGTCATTTTTCAACATACTTTTCGAAACATTCCATTTGAAAATAACGAAGCCCCGTTCAAGAAGAAGAAGTTCAGCGAAGATGCTGACAGACCTTGAAGAGATTCAATGATTCAACATATCCCTATATGTAGATTATATCATATGATTCACGTATGTTGATGCAACATCATTTTGTTTACGTTTGCGGGCATATTACTCCGCGGCGATAGCGCGCACACATACTCGAGGAAATTGCTGTCGAGACACGCCACAGCTATAGTCCGAGCTAACTTCTCGATAAAGGTCAGTACGTCAGTACAGAGGCAGCTGTCAGCATCTGAGGATCTCGCTGGAACGATGAGGTAAACGCTGGACACTGTCTCGCGTGTAAAGTAGCGCGGAGAAACAAACATATGGCACTTGGCCATTCTAACGCGATTTTAATACGATATAGTGCTCGGCATATTTTTTTACTCGGTCCAAGTGGAGGGAAGTGGCTCTCTGAGTTAATGACCCTAATCGAAACATGTTTGCGTAATGCTGCTCGCTGTATGCAATTGTGCATGTTAAGCAATATATTCCTGGTAGTGtagatatttttagtacacgatTCCAGTGTGGTGCTGTACGAATCGAGAAAGTGGAACACTCTTTTGTTGtggaactgcggatttttacgcgaaataaaaataatgaatttgtAGAACGTTCTTTGGATttgtatgcgaaataaaaataatacatttcaATCGAGATGCAATTTAATTCTCAGTACACGAAACAGCAGAACGTTCTTTGGATttgtatgcagaataaaaataatacattgcaATCGAAATGCAATTTAATTCTTGGTACAATAATTGGAAAAGTAGAATGTTcttctaaactgcggatttcgaTGCAATTTCAAAACAGAGAAATTAAAATGCAatttaattcgcggtgtgaacgAACCATTTAAAAACATGCTAAACACTTTCTTCGGAAATTTACGACCATCATGTACTTTTCCTAAGTGTGTTCAATACGATGAGACAGGTGCTAACAAGAGCAGCACACAGATTCCAATTGCAGCGAATCGAATCTGCAGACACTCTAATTCATTTTTCCCAGGACCCGAACTAGAATGCCATCCTACAGGCCCTGGGGCTCTATAGAGGACGGAGCCATAGAGTTCGAGTCCCTGACAGAGGAGACCTTGGACGGAGCTCTAGAAGTGATACGGAAGAGCTTCTTCGTCTACGAGAACGTCTGCATAGGCGTAGCCCTAACATCAGAGCCTGGGGCATCTAAAGAACTCGAGGAACTTTGTATAGACGCTGCCAGGGACGGTGTGAGCGTGGTGGCAATCGACGTGACCACCGGCGAAGTCGTCGGCGTGGCGTTCAACAAGATCCAGGTAGCAAAACGAATCAATCTTTAAAAACCAGAATCAATTGGTAAAGAAATTGCTaaaataattcgaaaaattctttAGGTTCTTCAGAAGCCTTCGGAGAAGGGAGCTTTCGAGGTATTCAGCGAGAATTGCAAGCACAAATCCTCCAAAGCGTTGGTGGACTTCATGATCAATGTGGACTCGAGGATCAATCTATTCAAGCACTATAACATCGAGTGTATATTCGAATGCATGTTCCTAGCGACCTTGCCAGAGAtgcagaaacgaagaatagggGAATCGTTGGTATCCTCGTCGATAGAGTTAGCCAAGGAGCTGAAGAGAGACAAATTGGTGAAGACACCGGTGACCATTAATGGGGACAACACTATACAGAATCTGCCAGCTGTGCCCAGTATAGCGTCGGCTATTATGACGTCCAACTACTCGCAGAAAATAGCTACCAAATGTGGATTCGAGACTCTAACTAGGATCAGTTACAAGGACTTCGATTTCGATGGGAAATCCTTCAGCGAGAGGATAGGGGAGGAGCATCCCGACTGCATTCTAGTCGCGAAGCGACTGTAGATTAAGGTGGTCCTTATTTTTCTGGTCTCACCCTCTAGATTGTGACACTTGGACAAGAAcacttctgtcgtattttaaataagcagaTATTGACAGGTTGCCTGAAAGACGGCATCGAGTTGTtacgaataatggaaattatatgattgaataatattaaacgtaTATTTTTATGAATTCATTTAAATGTTTtccttaaaatacgacagaactttccctccaatcgaatgattaagaaattgttcttatTTATAACGATTTCGGCCACGACGAGGTCTAAATGCGACCGATGCAGTAGAATTGAATCATTGTATGAATCGTGCAACAAAAGAAAGTATTCGGACAATTTGGAGGGTAAGACCAGAAAAGTctcgaaaatattttcgacGCCCTTAGCTAAGGGCCACCCTACTGTAGATCCAATTAAATTCTGATTGATTGGAATCGAACTATTTCTCGAAGGAAAGTATTCGAGCACTAAGCAAGTCAGACACGTTCGAAGTTCTACCGTAGTTACGTAACGGATTTGACTTCCTACTCGTTAGTCGGAACAATCATAGACCTTGCATTATCAGCGAGGACACCCGTTGGCGGATAAGAACGACGAGTTTATAGTTTGTACAATTGCACGGTGTTGCGTGTATCGTCTTCTCCAGTTCTCGTGGCGCGTACGACTGTAAATAAACAAGAGTGTTTTCAAAGCCGATGCAAATTTAGCTTCCCACCCCTGGAACCGGTCGATCGATATCTCCTCGGGCACAGACCGTCTGAACTAAAATTAAATAGAAAGAACACCGTGTGGCGGCAACACGGAGAGATACGAGAGACCCGTGCTCCGTAATCGCGTTTCAACAAATAACGCGAAGACGGCTTCCTAATATGCGCTGGATGCACCGAGGATCTTGTTATCAAAGCGGCTGCAACGCGACACGACACGGCCCGAAATAGTGTTCGTGTGCGAGAAACGCCTGACTTCGTTAAACGAGTCGAATCTAGTCTCATTGTGCCGCGAAACGGCCGCGCAAATAGATCACGCGACGATTCGCGACAGTAGCTCGACGATCCTGCTAGGAGCACGTGGTTTCCGGGTTGCTGGGCGTCCTTCCTGCCGCACACTGCAAGTCGCTCTTggccagaggtgggcattatttggcgaaacactattcaatattttagattttattttgctcgaAGAAAATAGCGTTTCAAATAAGATACACATttgcgaaaataaaatatcttactTCAACAATCTGAACgactacactccgcgacaaatgGATAAGACactatatcactgtattcgggaaagtctacagaatcttttgctgcaaagaacaattcaatatcttttataatgacATCgcgatatttgtttaaagttgaaaaatacgttttttttaaaagtcatgtttctcaaaaactgtgcgtctaggagaaaaattaagggcagattcggaatcagcgcagaaaactctataagaacagCGCAACAGTAATTATGGAACAaagtgttggacagtgtaattaaatcaCTATTCTGCTTCACCACATCTTATCGTTTTGACGCACCGGCTTTTCATGTAAACTGATATAACTCCCAAGACACAATGTAAATAATAGCAGTTACTTCGTATGTTACTAAACAGAGGTTACTCTATACAgatctatacatatacaaaatctttgtacacatcattggcattgagaaacattagaaatctagaggtgtcttatcgttttgtcgcggagtatattttaacaatttggaacacgaaatacaatataaccattttaaaaattctatttgaaccattattttcagcagtgATATTTAAGATTGAAactaaagacaaaatacaaatattctcaatattcttagaatagaatactattttcgaaaattactgcatcgaataaaaaattttattttcaaagttgtacgcatactttaaaatgaatagtattatttactatttaaaacactattttacccagctctgcTCTTGGCACACTGAAATAATACGTACATAGTCTAACGCCTTTGCTAGAGTTATGCAATTTGTTGGAAACCAGGAAGAATGTTCTGCACTCGCTCCAGCCGGTGCAGATACTGGTTTGTAAAGGCTGCTGGTACCCTGGAACAAATTGTTTGTGTACAATCTTCTTCGTCGATGTCTAATCTCAacgcaataaataaattccCAACGAAATCCTCGACAATTCCAACAAATTCTTGTTCAATCTTCCAGCACATTGGAAATCTTCCAGCTCCGAAGCGATCATCAGCGATCATGACTGAAATGAAGAGTCAATTAGAGTACAAACTGCTGACAAAGGACAAAATCCAGGAGGCCATGCAGCTCCAAGCAGAGACAATGAAGCAGGAGTGTCTGGCGATTGGTCTGGGCATGTTCGAGGAGCCAGGTGCGCCCGAAGAGATCCAGCTGCTCTTCAAGGAGATCCTAAAGGACGGGGCAACGATCATCGCCGTTGACAAAGACACCGACGAGCTCGCCGCAGTCGCTTTCAACAAGATCCATGCAAGTCCCTAATACCTAATCAGGAATACCATTTTCTCTGCGAGAGTTCTGACGAAAACGTTTCTGTGCGGTTCAAGGCCAGACCCAGAGAAGACGTGAAGGACGAGCTGGAAGTCTTCATCGAGGAGAACCTGAAGAAGACGTCTTGCCAGGAGCTGGTCAAGTTTCTCGGCGATGTGAGTACTCGTAATTGGCTCGATTGAGCCTAATTGTCATTCTCTCTGCTAATTATTACACGCTGCAGATCGAGTTTAATATTCACGGTTGTTGGAATATTTACGTATTTGTGTTTGGTGTGCTAGATGGGAGTTATTTTTGTAGTGAATGAACTGtagaattgtttatttttcgattGATGATAAGATTGATCAATTACCATGTAATTCGTGAACGAGTTCGAGAAGGTCGTATCTAATGTGATACGAGTGATAACGATGAGCAAACACAGTTACGCTAGGTTGCCAAACTCTGGAAATTTTCCGACACTTCGGGAGCTACCGAAATTGTTTACTCGACATTATCGAAACAATGATAGACGTCTGAGACACACACGTATATTCGATATTGTGATTTTTGTTAGTGAGAAAATAATGGACAGTCCTTTAATCTTCAGAAATGAATTCTGAGattttctaaattaaatttCTAACACCTGCAAATATTAATGATTCAAAATTGAGAAGAAATTAATTCTCATTGCACAGATATTTATCATCCCGATTGTTCCAACTAATTGGTAAATCATTTTGCAGGTGGAAACAAGCGTGgacattttcgaaaaatacGATGCGGACGGTGCGATGGAATTATTCTACATAGGAACAAACCCAAAATTCCAGGGCAGAGGAATCGGTAGCGAGATGGTGAAGAAGTGCATAGAGTTCGCTAGAGGACTCCTGAACGGCACTATGAAGAGATGCTCGATCGACAATGGTATTGTCAACGCTGAAGTGGTGCCGAAGTTAATCTTCGGCGTGTTTGCTTCCAATTACAGTCAGCGTATAGCTGacaaattgaatttcgaaattgtTCGGGAGGTTAGGTACGAGGATGTCGTTGTTGGGGGCTCGAAATTGTCTGAGAGGATAGGGGACACGCATAAGTCTGCTAGGATGCAAGTGTTGAAGCTCTGAGTACATAGAAAAAGCAATTTGCCATTTGAAAAAGACAGATAGAAATAATAGACTGGATGGGAAGCGTTTATagcaatattaataataatttatttacagattGTAGAATAAGGAATTTTGTGAAATCAAAAATTTGTTAGGCTAATGAGTCGCGTTCCTGAAAGTGTTCTTCAGGGGTGCATGATTAACTCGACTCGAAATTAGTGGCTTAATGAATCTTGTTATTCCACGAGGGCGCGGCAGGGAGCTGTATAGGCGCTAATTAAGACGCGTGttggtttctttttcttttttatataagtatatatatgtacgtatTAACACATTTATAATCCGGTACATAATAGTTGAATATAGTAGGTATATTGAGCGTAATAACGAATCCAAATACCGGCGACGGCAACGCGCTCGTTCTACATACTTCTTTCCACTGTCGCTCTACGATGAGGTACTCTCTTTACTCTTGGACGACTTACATATTGAGCTATGATTAATCACTCACACATATATAACAACCTTAATATTCCCTTAATCGCGAgcaaataaatcaatcattctcGAAACCAGTGGCATTGTCACCGAACAGTGGAATCTTATTTGACGTACGAAACTGGCAAATCTGAAATCAAAGAACGTTATTCCgaacattaaaaatattgtaacatcTCTTGAGAACCTACGTAACAATACATATTCTACAACAATCTAAATACATGGCTAACTTAattccttgccgtattttaacgagtcagactcgatcGTCGTGAAGATTTCGAACAAAGtccaacaaatatgaatgttacgcttttctttttagatgagatcaaatttgattcgtttgtaatgagtgcttaagcattcaaataaatgtagccatacgagaatataaattttctgttCGACATTTCCGTTAACACTTCTGTAACTGTGAAGAAAAcgttacggcaaggggttaatatcacACAAGGTACAGTCTGAATAATAGCAAATCAACAAGTCAATAAACAAGTACAACGACCAGAAATTAGTTATACGCTACATGTGCGACGCAAGACTCTACCAACGATCTATTTCAGGAGGTAACGAATCAACGGAAAAATCTGTACCGTTTGACGGTGGTATAGTCATCAGCCGAGCCCTACAGTTACAGAAATCGCCCGATACGATGCACGGCACTGCTTATCGCTGGTAAATAGTATTCAAGTGTTGTAAAGCGTCTATCTGAAAGGTCCGCGGACCGTTTCCGCGTCTGCGTATCGCCCTAGCGTACGGAATAACCGGTGAAACCGCGCTACGGTcccattataaaaatattcgacCATAACCGGCCGGCCGGTCGGCAGCGGCATGCGAAACACAAGAAAAATCGAACCCGGCCGGTCCTGTCGACACTATCAACCCGCCGAGGCCCTCCACTAAAAAAATAAATTGCCATAAGCGGCGGTTGAACCCGCGGTGGTCCTGTGGCGCACGATCCTCCTAAAAAAACGATCGAACGATCCACAAGCAACGATCCCGAACCCGATCCTCGAAAGCGaaagatattattaaaatttcagGATATATTGGCGTTTTATTTTGCTGGCCAACTTCATTTAACTTGTTCGATGAAATTGAAACAATGTTCAAGTccattgaacattttttttaactgTGTACTACATGTCCAGAAAGTTTAATAATTTCTTGAATTTCTAGCTCGAGATCGTTCCTTGTCGATACAACACTGCTCGAAACgttcaatgattttttaatcgCACCGTGCACGAAGCAGCGTCGTCAGGCGTCCGGTTTTTGGCAATAACAACAAGCGATTGAACAACATTTCTG
This window of the Lasioglossum baleicum chromosome 20, iyLasBale1, whole genome shotgun sequence genome carries:
- the LOC143218862 gene encoding arylalkylamine N-acetyltransferase 1 isoform X1, encoding MRTRTRMPSYRPWGSIEDGAIEFESLTEETLDGALEVIRKSFFVYENVCIGVALTSEPGASKELEELCIDAARDGVSVVAIDVTTGEVVGVAFNKIQVLQKPSEKGAFEVFSENCKHKSSKALVDFMINVDSRINLFKHYNIECIFECMFLATLPEMQKRRIGESLVSSSIELAKELKRDKLVKTPVTINGDNTIQNLPAVPSIASAIMTSNYSQKIATKCGFETLTRISYKDFDFDGKSFSERIGEEHPDCILVAKRL
- the LOC143218862 gene encoding arylalkylamine N-acetyltransferase 1 isoform X2, whose protein sequence is MPSYRPWGSIEDGAIEFESLTEETLDGALEVIRKSFFVYENVCIGVALTSEPGASKELEELCIDAARDGVSVVAIDVTTGEVVGVAFNKIQVLQKPSEKGAFEVFSENCKHKSSKALVDFMINVDSRINLFKHYNIECIFECMFLATLPEMQKRRIGESLVSSSIELAKELKRDKLVKTPVTINGDNTIQNLPAVPSIASAIMTSNYSQKIATKCGFETLTRISYKDFDFDGKSFSERIGEEHPDCILVAKRL
- the LOC143218861 gene encoding uncharacterized protein LOC143218861 isoform X2, yielding MFCTRSSRCRYWFVKAAGTLEQIVCVQSSSSMSNLNAINKFPTKSSTIPTNSCSIFQHIGNLPAPKRSSAIMTEMKSQLEYKLLTKDKIQEAMQLQAETMKQECLAIGLGMFEEPGAPEEIQLLFKEILKDGATIIAVDKDTDELAAVAFNKIHARPREDVKDELEVFIEENLKKTSCQELVKFLGDVETSVDIFEKYDADGAMELFYIGTNPKFQGRGIGSEMVKKCIEFARGLLNGTMKRCSIDNGGNESTEKSVPFDGGIVISRALQLQKSPDTMHGTAYRCRLRVPVRGEGGADI
- the LOC143218861 gene encoding uncharacterized protein LOC143218861 isoform X3 → MFCTRSSRCRYWFVKAAGTLEQIVCVQSSSSMSNLNAINKFPTKSSTIPTNSCSIFQHIGNLPAPKRSSAIMTEMKSQLEYKLLTKDKIQEAMQLQAETMKQECLAIGLGMFEEPGAPEEIQLLFKEILKDGATIIAVDKDTDELAAVAFNKIHARPREDVKDELEVFIEENLKKTSCQELVKFLGDVETSVDIFEKYDADGAMELFYIGTNPKFQGRGIGSEMVKKCIEFARGLLNGTMKRCSIDNVD
- the LOC143218861 gene encoding uncharacterized protein LOC143218861 isoform X1, which encodes MFCTRSSRCRYWFVKAAGTLEQIVCVQSSSSMSNLNAINKFPTKSSTIPTNSCSIFQHIGNLPAPKRSSAIMTEMKSQLEYKLLTKDKIQEAMQLQAETMKQECLAIGLGMFEEPGAPEEIQLLFKEILKDGATIIAVDKDTDELAAVAFNKIHARPREDVKDELEVFIEENLKKTSCQELVKFLGDVETSVDIFEKYDADGAMELFYIGTNPKFQGRGIGSEMVKKCIEFARGLLNGTMKRCSIDNGIVNAEVVPKLIFGVFASNYSQRIADKLNFEIVREVRYEDVVVGGSKLSERIGDTHKSARMQVLKL
- the LOC143218861 gene encoding uncharacterized protein LOC143218861 isoform X4: MTEMKSQLEYKLLTKDKIQEAMQLQAETMKQECLAIGLGMFEEPGAPEEIQLLFKEILKDGATIIAVDKDTDELAAVAFNKIHARPREDVKDELEVFIEENLKKTSCQELVKFLGDVETSVDIFEKYDADGAMELFYIGTNPKFQGRGIGSEMVKKCIEFARGLLNGTMKRCSIDNGIVNAEVVPKLIFGVFASNYSQRIADKLNFEIVREVRYEDVVVGGSKLSERIGDTHKSARMQVLKL